GCAGCGCTGTGATTATTCACCACATCCTGCAGACGATAAGTGAGAAGCAAAGGGTTGGCGGGGGGCAGATTTGCCAGCAGGTTTTTGGGAATGGTGAACTTCACAGGCTTGCCAACCTGCGCGTCGGTGATCAGCGGCAGCCTGATTTCCAGATCGCCCCACAAGACAAACACAGTGGAGTTCTTGCGCATGTTTTCGTAGGGCGCGACGGTGATGGGCACGCCGTTGTTGTCGTCCAGATAGTCCTTGGTAACACCGCTCTCAAGGGCGTCTCGCTCCATCTCTATAGGCGCCAGGCCCTGATGGTAAGGCTCTTTCTCATCCGGATCCGGTCCGCCGGGACGGGTGGTTTTGATCAGTACCTTGAGTGGTGGCGAGCGTTCGTAGTCGCCCCCGACATTGCTGACTCGGCGTACGCCGACAACCAGTTCGCACACACCATCGCGCAGATCATTCTGTGAGATGACCGGGAACAGCCGTTGATTCACCTGGGTGGCACTGACGGTGTCGCTCGCCAGGGTGATGGGATTGTCTGGCGCGTAGATCGCTTCAACTTTCCAGACATCGCCTTGCGCCATGCTGGTCCATGGGTCGATCACTGTTGCCAGCCCAGTGGGCTGGTTTGTCTCGTCCAGGAACGCGAGGCCGTTGAGACCGTACTCGGTCTCCTCATCCGCCGGCAGATTACTGATCAAGTTGGGTATCAGCAGCGGGGTAATGCGCAGGATGCTGGAATCCCCGGTATCTGACAGCGGCCCAAGCAAGTCGATTTGCCGCGCTTTGACGAGGGATTCAGGGGTGAGAATGCTCATGGCGAATAACCTTTGAAGAGCTTGGCAATGGGAGTCAGTCGATTCGGCGGGTGTTGCCGACGATGAAGACCTGGACGTATCTGGAGGATCGGCGCTCGCCGCTGGCGGTAATGTGCGTATACGCCACGTGGGCAAAACCACCGGCCAGGCGCTGGACCACCGCGTTCGACACTTCGAAGGTCAACGCTGATTGGGCGGCGACGGTCCGCGACTCGGTGAATGGCTGGGGCAGGCCGGTACGGGGTTCGCCTCGCCAGTCGAGTTCCACGACATCCGTCGCGGCGAACAGCGCAGCCGGGGTGGCGATGGTGACGCTGACGGACTTGGCCCCCAGCGTCGTCATGTAGATGGCGTTGTCCTGATCGGTTTCGGACACCACCGGGGCGGGCAGGCGTTGTGCGTGATTGGCGTCCTGGATATCGACCATCAAACCGATGGAGTGGTCGGAGGCCATGTTGCCTACCTCATCGGTTATCCAGTACTGAAGCAAAGCCTGGCCACTACCGTCGGCCTCGATCATTTCCCGGGAAATCGTCAGCGCAACCGCTTGGCCGACTTCCGACCTCTGAACCCGGTGGGTGATGTGCCAGTCGACGTACTGAAACGCTACGCTGTCGTTGTGGCGCATGCCTTGCCATGGCGGCACGGTGACAATGACGTCCTGCGTGCCGTCGATGATCGATGGGGCGATGACGGGGGGCCGCAATAATCGGTGGCCCGGGTATTCCGATTGGGGGTCGATGCCCCCGGGCAATTCGGTTTTGACCAACACCTTCAGGTGCCCCGACTCGACGCCATTGACTCGATAGAACCAGTGACTGAAACCCTCGGGAATGGCATTGGCCGGGATTCTTCTCACGAGCGGACCGCCGTCGTAATCTGCGGGCACGGTGAACCAGATGATCGGCAGGACGGGCGAGTCCGGATGGCGAATGAAAACTTCTATCTGGTCGCCGACAAAGACGTCGGTAGGCGCAATGAGGATCGCCACCCCGTTGATGTCTTCACGGGCCAGCGCTCGGTTGATCCCGACATCCGCGCCTGCGATCAAGGTGAGGGCGCCGGGTACATCAATCCTGCTTTCGCCCAGGATTGCGCCGGCGAACCGGGCCGGGCTCTCGCCTATTAATTGTGCGTCGGTACTCATGATTGGCGCTCGCGAGTGAGTGAGGAGCAATCCCGTGTCTGGGGATTTATGAGTGGTGGATTGGAGGCCCGGACGCAGGGCATGGCTACTGTCAGAGTTGACAGGTAGTGGGTCTTTTCAGACGAGCGGTAGCTAACGGAACGTGCGGAAAACGACCCTGATCACTGCCCATTTCCAGTTGTCGGCGGCCTTTCTCGCAAACCTCGAAACTACCGTTCAGCAGGCTTCATCAAACTGTCACGCAACTGTGGCAGCGCGCTTGTACAAACTTCATCAGACTCGCGCTCTACTGGGGTTCTGCGTTTCGGTGTTTTTCATGCGTGCATTTTTATTGGCGGCGGCGCTGTTGTTCAGCCTGCCGGTTTTCGCGTCTTCGCGTTGTGATGTCGATGTTCCAACCGAACAGGTCGATCTGGGTCAGGTGAGCCTGGCGTACCAGAGCATTGGCCGTGCGTCCGACCCGGCGCTGTTGCTGGTGATGGGGCTGGGCGGGCAACTGATTCACTGGCCGGATGAGGTGGTGGTTGCGCTGTGTCAGCAGGGTTTTCGGGTGATTCGCTACGACAATCGAGACGTCGGTCTGTCGACGTGGCGGCAGACGCCGGACAACGCCAACCTGACTTTCGAAGTGCTGCGCTACAAGCTCGGTTTGCCGGTGTCGGCCCCGTATTCGCTGACCGACATGGCCGACGACGGTTTGGCGCTGATGAACGCGTTGCACGTCGAGCAATTTCACGTGCTGGGCGTGAGCATGGGCGGGATGATCGCCCAGCACATGGCGGCAATGGCGCCGCAGCGAGTTGAAAGTCTGACCTTGATCATGACCAGTTCCGGCGCCGAAGGTTTGCCGGCACCGAACGCGGCGCTGGTGCAATTGCTGGCGCGGCGCAGCGCACCGAATCGCGAGGTGGCGCTGCAGCAACAGGCCGATTTGCTCGCGGCGCTGGGCAGTCCGGCGGTGACGGATGATCGGCAGCTGTTGCTCGAGCAGGCCGCTGCCTCCTATGACCGCGCGTTCAACCCCGAAGGCGTGAAACGGCAGATCATGGCGATCCTCGCGGAGCCGAGCCGGGTAGCGCTGCTCAATCAATTGCGCGTGCCGACGCTGGTGGTGCACGGCACGGCCGATCCGCTGTTGCCGGTCATGCACGGCGTACACCTGGCGGCGCATATTCGCGGCAGTCAGTTGAAGCTGATTCCGCAGATGGCCCATCGTTTTCAGGAAGCGTTCAAGGCACCGTTGCTGGCGGCGGTGTTGCCGTACTTGCAGAGTCATCGCGAAGACACCTCGCACTGGGCGCGGATTGAACCGGCCGCAACCCCGAATCTCCTGTAACCCATCAATCCTGCTTTTACCTTCGTAGGAGCAAAGCTTGCTCGCGATAGCGGTGCATCAGCCACCATCAACTTTGCAGGTGACGGCCTCTTCGCGAGCAAGCTCTGCTCCTGCGGGTCAGGTGTGAGGGCAGGGGCCGAGTGCACGCTTGCGGTCGTCGGGTGTATGGTTCATGTTTTGTGGCGCGATGAACCTGCGAGGTACGCGATGAGTAATTCCCTGAAAATCGATTTTGTCAGCGACGTCTCCTGCCCGTGGTGCGTGGTCGGCCTGTACGGCTTGACCCAGGCGCTGGATTTGCTCGGTGACGAGGTGCAGGCCGAGATCCGTTTCCAGCCGTTCGAGCTGAACCCGAACATGGGCCCCGACGGCCAGAACATCACCGAACACATCACTGAAAAGTACGGCTCGACCCCTGAGCAGTCGCAGCAGAATCGCGAAATGATCCGCGCCCGTGGCGCCGAGGTCGGGTTTGCCTTTCGCACCGATGGCAACAGCCGCATCTACAACACCTTCGACGCGCATCGCTTGCTCTACTGGGCAGGTCTGGAGGGTTTGCAGTTCAATCTGAAAGAGGCGCTGTTCAAGGCGTATTTCACCGACGGCGGCAACCCGTCCGACCCTGCGCAATTGGCCGCGATTGCTGAAAGCGTCGGGCTGGATCGTCAGCGCGCCGA
The window above is part of the Pseudomonas prosekii genome. Proteins encoded here:
- a CDS encoding DsbA family oxidoreductase; its protein translation is MSNSLKIDFVSDVSCPWCVVGLYGLTQALDLLGDEVQAEIRFQPFELNPNMGPDGQNITEHITEKYGSTPEQSQQNREMIRARGAEVGFAFRTDGNSRIYNTFDAHRLLYWAGLEGLQFNLKEALFKAYFTDGGNPSDPAQLAAIAESVGLDRQRAEQILASDEYTKEVKEEEQLWLSRGVSSVPTVVFNGQYAVTGGQPVETFVGAIRQIISEARGGTVS
- a CDS encoding alpha/beta fold hydrolase, which produces MRAFLLAAALLFSLPVFASSRCDVDVPTEQVDLGQVSLAYQSIGRASDPALLLVMGLGGQLIHWPDEVVVALCQQGFRVIRYDNRDVGLSTWRQTPDNANLTFEVLRYKLGLPVSAPYSLTDMADDGLALMNALHVEQFHVLGVSMGGMIAQHMAAMAPQRVESLTLIMTSSGAEGLPAPNAALVQLLARRSAPNREVALQQQADLLAALGSPAVTDDRQLLLEQAAASYDRAFNPEGVKRQIMAILAEPSRVALLNQLRVPTLVVHGTADPLLPVMHGVHLAAHIRGSQLKLIPQMAHRFQEAFKAPLLAAVLPYLQSHREDTSHWARIEPAATPNLL